TGAAATGGACAATGCTGCAAAATCTAAGAATTGTTCATTGTTTATTGTAATATGGCTTATTGAATTTAAGTGATGATTTTTTGAATGAATTTATCACTCAAAAAATATATAAGTTGTGGACTGCAAAAGAAGAGGAATTTgttttttttcaactttttttgCTTCAATTATTTTTTGGTGGAATTGTTAATGAATTTTTGTGTGGGTTTGAACATTGAACCATTGACGAAGTTAATGTAGAGAGGGGGAAATGAAAAAAATGGTTTTATAGACTAAATTAGTTTTTAGATTGTTTTAAttcattttaaaatattgaataaatttaaaataaaattttaataatttaaaagtttggaaaataatatttctaaaattatttatacTGTGGACCAATGATAGAGTGACACCTGCCATTCTAATATGTTTTAAGTGCACTTAAAGGAGCATGTATTGATGGCTGCTCCCAAACCATAACATTTGGTATTTTTtcagtaaaaaaaaattgtgtatatAAGTATAATAAGTCGAAAATTACATGTATTTATGCCACATTTTTCCTAATATGATATATCacaacatataaaataattaaacctaattaataaaatgaactaccacaaaaattaaatataaaataaagaatGAAAATGAATTTTTCCCCTATGTGGTTAACATATGTTTGCCGTGGCACATGGGGCACTAACGTGGATGTGTCATGTGTATAAGAGGTACTTCAATATTATCAAGATTTTTCCCCTTAATGAGTTTAATCCAATAGTAGCCTTTGTGAGCCTTGGAGTAAGAAATGTTGGCTGGAAATAGAGAAACATTGGCTGCATGTTCACTTTCCACCAATGATTTCTACAGGCTATTATTGCATGTTCAAAATGGATAAGCGATGtctaacttattggagcttgaagtGGCTATGAATATTTTTTGAAGAGAAAAACAGGGAGGGTTTTTCATGATATTAGGAGAGAATAAGAGAGAGAACTTTGATTACTTTTTTACTAAGTCACAACactttttgtaaattttttagcACCTCCTTTAAATTTTTTTGTACTTTAATCCGTGCAATTTAATCCAAAAAGTTAAATTGTTTATCAAATAAATCCaacaaaataaaactaaaatattctTAGGTTTTACATAATAAGGTTTCCATCAAAAGTGAAAAcaaacaaaaatcaacaaaataatgtACTTGTTGAAACCCTCTTGTTATTTTGATCGATAATGATACTATCATCAATTATTATAGTTGCACAAGTTGTACATATGTTTTGATGGAGCAGCGGACCAGACTTTAAATGTTTTCTCACGTTGACCCAGCTACAAAGAAATCAACATCCATCCATAGGTAGCTTGCTGTCCCTTCATATAATAAATTCTTGAAGTTGTGAGTTGCATGTGCATCACTAACTCACCGAAAATATGGGTAATGTACTACTTAACTAAGATAATGCTAAAAAGATGAAAATAGATTTTTGCATATATATCTTTTCTATTATAATAAGTGTGCAGATAATAAAACTgttttgttttaacagttttttattttttaatattaattttaacagaatatttttatatttaacagtagtttgtaaatatcacttaaatttaaataaaataaataaataattaaaaaaataaaataagatattttacaataataattatttaaaaataataaacaattaaaaattttaaaatatgatatttttgagatattttataatgataattatttaaaaataataaaattatatgttttataacttaaataaaatttaattaaatttaaactcacttattaaaatTATCATCATATTAAACATGTAATATAATCTACTAccaaaattgttttttttaaattagcaaaaaaattaaatttaaaatacacgtataatatttaatattatattaaacatataatatataatctcttgttgttactctcaaattcaaaaattagaacaaacataaacttaaacaaaaataaataaattatttaattaaaataaaatatttatttgaaatttatatgatattaatataaatttaataaaattaattaataaattaataaattctataattaaaattaaacaagcTTCATATTACACGTTatttgtatctaatatatatatatatatattacgaGCCTAATAGTACTACATCTCTCATCCCAAGTTCAAATCTCTCCTCTCTAAtattagaataaaaaaaaaattctaacttGAGCGGTCATAAGCATGCCATCGGCAGATTATCTTATAGCAATGTTTTAATATAAATCATGTGTTGGAGACATTCTAACATTCACCATGATAGTTCTATTATTTCCCTCTAGGTTCATAAATTGAATTCAGTGCGAAGATGGTGAAATCTAACCAACTGTCCGAGTTTTATTAATGATTGTTTATTTTCTTTGGCCAAAAATCCAATTGGGAAAAATGAATTGAGGATGACTATTTTGGTTTATGTTGATTGCTTATTTGGGTGTATTGTGGGGATCAAAATATATATGAGGCTGGCCTCAATATCTGTGGTCGTTGTGGCTCAATATATGAGGGTGGCCTCAATATTTATTATCGTTTTAAATCGTATCACTATCACATATATAACCGACACATCaagatcataaatattttcattttttaaaaggTATTTGAGAAATACTTTTGAAAAGTCAATTTTGCCTGAGTGACTACTGTTTTATTTCCTAACTAACAAaccataaataaaatatttagggGAATTAGTACCAAAATACCCATAATTTTGAAAATTGTATGAATTAGTACTCAATCTTGTTTTTAGATAAAAGTACACGATGTCTACTTTTATTTTagggatttttttattaatacgtATATAAAAAATTTATAGTTCATTTACACGGTAGATAAAGAATTAATTCAAAACTACATAAACTaaagtttttttattaaaaatacgGCCTCTTGTAACCTTTAATCTATTCTTTATTTTCTTATGCTTTTACGGGAATAGGATTTCAGCGCTAATCAACGAGCCTTGCCAGTGTCTCTTCCCACTTCTTTCACTTATTCTCTCTGTCCCTTTTTCGCTCATTTGCCTGTGCTTTCTTCTATGtttttttgcttatttttctGCTACTTTAGTAGCTTCTTTTGTAGCTGCACAAATGTAGTTTTTGAAGTAGAAAGGATTAGGATATGAGAGcattatttttttatcaaatgacaacaacaataataataataataataataataatatcaagtaGACTATTGATTTAAGCACGAGAGAGCTAAACTCTGTTTGAAGTGTGGCCAACAACACCTACACATTAGCACACAAATGAAGTAATAAATATATGTGCCATCACTCAATTGGAtcgctatatatatataatggtttCCCATTTGCAAATATCATTTATTAATTAATCTATAGATTCTTCTTCACATACTATGGAAGAAGtggatatgttatgaaatatgtcaTCATCTATATAAGTGGGTCATGATGCATACACCAGTAGTTTTGTTACTAGTTGCTTTGATCGACACATTTCTTTGTGAgcatattttttttcaatatgtacatatatatatgtatactatatacatatatataaatatatgtacatTCTCATCCATGGCAAGATCATTTTGCATAGAGATGAAAACAGTTTTCCATTAAAGTTCACCACATGCAACGCCAAAACTCCCTGATTGTTTTCTGACATTACAAGGACTTACATGATAAAATATTGGGACAAAAATTTGCCCAATGCAAGCTTAGGGAAAATATGTAGCTTAAAGCAACCTCAAATGCCATTGGGTTGAAGGAGTTACATTGAGCTTGCATTTGAAGCTGCAGAGGGTTACATGAGTTGGATAATGATGAAATTTACAaaagaaattttttaaatttaatttaggtCGCATGGGATTGCATTGGACTTGTATTTGAGGTTGTAGAGGGTTGCAAGAGTtgcataataattaaattaagatATAAGTTTTTAAGTTGCTATGAGTTGTATTTGGTTGCATGTGCTTACATTACATTTGAGGTTGCAGTGTGTGTTATTTTAGATTGCATTGAACTTGCATTTGAAATTGCAATAGGTTGCATGAGTTATATAAAGAATGAAATTTGCAAATGAATTTTTAAAGTTGTTTTAGGCTGCATGAGATTGCATTGAACTTGCATTTATGGTTGTATGAGTTGCATAAGGATGTAATTAACATATGAATTTTTAAGTTgacatgtggttgcattcgtaattcatttggataactcacattaggagttgcacttggactagccatgtgttgctttaggttgcatgtggttgcattcgtaattcatatggataactcacattaggagttgcagtgagttgcagtgggttgcacttggactagccatgtgttgctttaggttgcatgtggttgtattcgtaattcatttggataactcacattaggagttgcagtaggttgcacttggactagccatgagttgctttaggttgcatgtggttgcattcgtaattcatatgtataactcacattaggagttgcagtgggttgcacttggactagccatgggttgctttaggttctatgtggttgcattcgtaattcatatttATAACTCACATAAGGAGTTGCAGTTGGTTGCACTTGAACTAGACatgggttgctttaggttgcgtgtggttgcattcgtaattcatatgtataactcacattaggagttgcagtgggttgcacttggactagccatgggtTGTTTTAGGTTGCATTCTTAATTCATATGTATAATTCACATTAgcagttgcagtgggttgcacttggactagccatgggttgctttaggttgcatgttgttgcattcgtaattcatatatATAACTCACATTAacagttgcagtgggttgcacttggactagccatgggtTGCTTAATACTTATAGACACTTAAAGACCATTTCCTTAATACTtacatatttataaacaaatttatAATGTTTCTGCCGTATTTTTCTCTGTCACTCTCACTTGTTCTGTTTATATAATTTTCTTTCCACTCTTTGTTTATTTCATATGAACAAGATATACTTGCAATTCCATTAATCTATTTTTGCAGCTTTTGACGTTCTCAGACTCAACATTACAgctctctcttttcttcttctttttctctccttATAATAAATCCCCTCTTTGATCTGTTACTAGGCTACTACACTAAGACTTAAGTATGGATAAGTGGGAGAAAGAAACGAACCCATGAAGGAGAAGAACTCCATCTTTCTCTTCCTCTCTTCTAGACGTTATCTACCGTTCGATTGACGAATCAAAGGGTGGTGGTGATCACGaacaagaggaagaggaaggTAGGAGTGGTTATGCTACTACTACTAGAGTAGTTATGAAGAAGAAACAGAAATAAGAGAAGGAGAAAAACAATCTCAGGCGAGCTATGATGATCGAGAATTGGGTCGAGAAACAGAGCGTTCAAAGTTCTGCGCTTTCGACTTCGGCTTGGAGCTCTTCGGCCGACTCAAGCTCCGGTGCTCTGTGGTCTTCCTCCGAAACAGAGTCAACCCACCCAAAAGTGAAGCAACCCATTTCTCCAGGGGTCGTATAGCGATCTTTAATAACTCCATTTTCAATTCGGGCAACGTTAAAAAGGCCAAAATTAAGTAAAAACTTAGTatgaaaaaagaaggaaaaaactaATGAACAAAACGTAAAACtgaaaatataaaattaagtaagtagtattaatgaaaaaaattctttataaaagtGAGAAGCTTTTTTAGGGAtagtaaaaatgaaaaaaaaaatgcaaaatgtaGTAACTGTGGTAATTTCCCTAAAATTAATATCTGTCCATATCCACCCtaacatttaaaaaattaaataaaatacatttaaattttaaaaataaaaatacaaatatttgaatcagttaaaaattaaaaattaaaattagaacaattttgtattcttcttcttcttcaatctacCATCCTATTCTTCATTTTCttcattaaaaataattaattttcaaataCCCAAATTTTCATCACCATCAACAAAACTCATCAATATAAAAAGAGATCACCAATCTTACATATGAAACAAAAAACAACCAAGAAGCCTTttatttaaagaagaaaaaaactagAAACTTTTGAATCCGaacaaaacccagaaatttgaATTTGAACAAAGCCCAGAAACTTGAATCCGAACATAACCCAGAAACTTGAACCCAAACATCAAACATTAAGATCTAAAAAATTATCCCATTGAGTATTGTTGCTATAAGTGTTTGAGCATAATTTTGGGTTATGAACCAAGACATTGATTTCACTCAGTATTGTTGTAGTAGGTGTTTCATCAGGAAATCAATATAGAAAAAATATAGATTCCTAACATTTCTACCAAAACAGAAACTCAATTCACATCtacaaagaaaaatattaaaacagTTTGCTACCAAATACCTCTTCTCCCAACATCATTTATAAGCTCTGCCACCATACCATTATTAAAGCTTTACCAAGTTGCTCCAGTTCTTGACGCCAACTACTACGCAAGTTCAACCTCTGCTTGTTTTAGACTTAAGAGCAAGAAGTAAGAGCTTGTATTGTTCTGTTATAAATTGGTTAGTCAGTTAGAGTTACAGACCAATTTTCTGTTAGTGTTTTTTTCTGTATTAGttgaatataaatatattgtaaccTTTCTATTTCTTAATATACAGAGACTTTTCATTATCTCTTTCTCTTTACTGTTCTATTACTAATATGGTATCAGATTAAGGGATTTCCTTGAGACGTTGATTATCTCCTCTGTTTTTTTTTAGGATTTCTGTCGAAATCCATGGCTCGTACTCGTACTCGAGGCCCTCCTCGCATAGATAGCACTTCTCAGAATACCTCCAATGGTGCAACTGTTTCAACTGATGCAAATAGGTTCTCTGCTCTTGATCTGACTGGTCATTCATCCCATGAGGATGCTTGGAATCCTTATTTTTTGGCTCACAGTGATCATCCTGGTGCAATTCTGGTTCCCAAAATTCTCACAGGAGGTGAAAATTACAGTTCTTGGAAGCTGTCCATGACTGTTGCTCTTCTTGTTCGGAACAAATTGAAGTTTGTTAATGGAAAGATCAATCCACTTGATCCTGAAGATGATGACTATGATGCTTGGTGTCGATGTAATAGCATGGTCATTTCGTGGATTCTCCATGCTGTATCCAGTGACATCGCTGATAGTATCATGTATCTTGATGAAGCATCTACTATTTTGTCTGAGCTCCATGACCGTTTTCATCAGAATAATGGTCCTCGTGTGTTTGAAGTGAAGCGATCCAGGCAGGCTCTCACGCAAGGAAGCAAATCTGTCCAAGCTTACTTTACTCGGCTCAAAGCTCTTTGGGATTTGGTTCGTGAGTTTCGCCCTCAACCTGTTTGTAACTAGGGCGCAATGAAGACGATTGTCGATTATCAAGAACAAGACCAAGTTTTGGACTTCTTGGTGGGACTCAATGATTCTTATTCCGCTGCCCGATCTCAGATTTTGATGCAAGATCCTTTTCCAACAATCAACAAAGATTATGCTACCATAATACAAGAAGAACGACAAAGGGGTCTCATCCATCCTCCTTCCAAGTCAGTTGCTTCTACCTCTTCTTCTCCTTATACTCAGTTTGTTGGGAATGTTCAATCTGCTCGACACAAGCTTGTCTGTCATCATTGTGGTCTCACGGGACATACTATAAACAATTGTTATAAGCTTCATGGTTATCCCCTAGTCATAAACTTCATGGGAAAGGTCGTGGTTCTGGTTCTATCTCGGGAAAAACAGTTACTACTCATTTTTCTGGTTCTACTAATGACAAAAATGGAGACAATTCGAACTCTTCTTCTGATCTTGTATCTTCTCTGTCTTCTTCATAATGCCAGAAAATAATAGTCTTGCTAGGCCAGCAAGTTCAAGCTTCTTCCTCAAATCCTTCTTCCTCCTCCTCTGACCAGCCCCTTGTTTCTCACTTTATCACTCTTTTTCTATCACTCTTTTGAATGTGTTATATGTTCCATCATTCCATTATAATCTTTTATATGTTAGTTCCTTAACACAATCTGCTAAatgctccttctctttctttGACGAATATTGTTTCATTCAGGATACTACTCGGACTTGGCAGATTGGGATGGGTGAAAGACTTGGCAATTTGTATTACTTGACTACTCCTTCTTCTGATACTGCATCTGTATTTTCTTTTACTGATTCAAAGCCAACTGTAGGAACTTTATGGCACTATTGGTTGGGCCATCCTTCATGTATTAAAAACCATTCTTTGAATAAAGATTTGCAATTTCAGTATTCCTCTTCTTCTGATTTTCATTGTTCTATTTGTCATTATGCTAAACAAAAATGATCGCCTTTCATTTCTAATCATAATATTTCAAGTGTTTATTTTGTTCTCATCCATATTGATATCTAAGGACCTTTTCATACACTTACTGTTGATGGCCATAGATTTTTCCTTACCAtaattgatgattgttctaggtaCACTTGGGTTCATTTTCTTAAACAAAAATCAGAAGCATAACAAGTTATCCTTGATTTTATTCCCCTTATCAAAACCCAATATAATACTCAAATTAAAGCAATCTGATCCGATAATGCCAAAGAACTCCAATTTCCTCAGCTTTTTAGCTCCTTAGGAATCATCCATTATCATTCTTGTGTTGACCGACCTCAACAAAATTCTGTTGTTGAACGTAAGCATCAACACCTTCTAAATGTACCCCGAGCTCTTCTCTTTCAATCTCACAATCCATTGGTCTATTAGGATGATTGTATTGCTACAGCCACCTATCTTATAAATCGAACTCCAACACCCAATTTACAACATCGATCTCTTTTTGAGGTTCTTCATAAGAAATCCCCTACTTATGGTCATCTTAAGGCTTTTGGTTGCTTAGCATATGCCTCTACACTTCCTAGTCACAGATCCAAATTTTCATCCCGTGCTATTTCTTGCGTCTTCATTGGTTATCCTAATGGAATTAAAGGGTATAGACCTCTTGATTTAGACACCAATCGCATTTTTTTTTCTCGGGATGTTCAGTGTCATGAACAaatttttccttttgtttctaCTCATTTTCTTTCCTCAGATTCatgcaattttttttcttctcctaTGCTACCTGTTCATGTTGTATCTGATGATATTTCTAATGCATCTAATTCTCCTTCTTtgtctattgatacttctttacAGCCCACTTCCTCATCTTCTAGACCATCTTGTCATACTAGAAAGCCTTCATATTTGCATGACTATCATTGTGATCTTTCTGCTAATGTGTTTTATTTTCCTTTCTAGACTACTTCTCACATTACTCAGCATCCTATTTCACATGTTCTTTCTTACAACCGATTGTCCCCCACTTTTAAGGCATGTGTTCTTAATATTTCAAGTCAAAGTGAACCTGAATTTTTTTCTCAAGCAGTTGGGATACCCGAGTGGGATTTGGCCATGGTTGAAGAGCTTGATGCTCTAGAGAGGAACCAGAATTGGACTGTGGTTAGTCTTCCTCCTAACAAACATATTGTTGGCTGCAAATGGGTTTATAAGATAAAGCATCATGTTGATGGTTCTATTGAACGTTATAAGGCTAGACTTGTTGCTAAGGGATATACTCAACAAGCGGGGATTGACTATATTGATACTTTTGTGCCTGTAGCCAAATTAGTTACTGTCAAACTTCTTCTTGCACTTGCTGCCATCAATGGCTGTTTTCTCCACCAATTGGATGTCAACAATGCTTTTTTACATGGTGACTTACATGAAGAAGTGTATATGAATCTACCTCAAGGGTATAGTCCTAAGGGGGAGTTACCATCTAATCCCGTTTGCAAGCTTCAAAAGTCTTTGTACGGTCTGAAACAAGCATCACGACAGTGGTTTGAAAATTTTTCTACAGCCTTAAATGAAGAAGGTTTCATACATTCTGCAACAGACCATTCCTTGTTCATTCGGAACTCTAATCAAGGTTTCATTGCTCTCTTAGTCTATGTTGATGATGTGATTATAGCCAGCAATAATCTAGCTGAAGTAGAAGCTTTGAAATCTAGATTAAACACTCGGTTCAAGCTGAAAGATTTAGGTAACTTGCATTATTTTCTTGGCTTGGAAGTGGTCGGTCACCTAAAGGAATTTTCATCTCACAAAGGCCTTATGCTCTAAAATTTTTGGCGGATTTTGGCTATTTAGGATGCAAGCCGATCAACACTCCTATGGAACCTAATTTGAAGCTTAGTCAAGAATCTGGTGAAACTTTAGAAAACCCTCAGCTGTACCGAAAAATCATTGACAAGCTCCAATACTTGACCATAACAAGACCGGATTTTTCCTACTCAGTCAATAAACTGAGTCAATTTCTTTCTACACCACGTGTTCCTCACTTGAAGGCTGCCCAACGGTTACTACAGTATGTCAAAGAAAGTCCAGGTCTTGGCATTTTCTTTTCTGTCAATTCTGAAATGAAACTGAAGGTGTATACGGATTCAGATTGGGGAGCATGTCAAGATACCAGAAAATTGACTACTGGTTTTTGTGTTTTCCTTAGGAACTCGTTAATCTCTTGGAAAAGTAAGAAACAACAAACAGTTTCAAGGTCTTCAGTTGAAGCTGAATATAGGGCTATGGCAAATGCAACTTGTGAAGTTGTTTGGCTGACTTCATTGTTAAAAGAGTTAAAGCAAGTTCATGAAGAACCTATAGAGTTTTATTGTGACAACCAAGCTACTCTACACATTACTGCAAATCCTATTTTTCATGAGAGAACAAAACATATAGAGATAGATTGTCATTTGGTGAGAGAGAAGATACAGTCCGGCCTTATCAAAACTGCACATATTTCCTCTCAAGAGCAGATTGCAGATGTATTCACTAAAGCTTTATTTCCTAATCAGTTTAAGTTTTTTAAGGACAAGATGGGTTTGCAAACCATATACAATCCATCTTGAGGGGGAGTTTTAGACTAAAGAGAAATAAAGTTAGAGCTTTTATTGTTCTGTTATAAATTGGTTAGTCAGTTAGAGTTACAGACCAATTTTCtgttagtgttttttttttctgtattagttgaatataaatatattgtaaccTTTCCATTTCTTAATATACAGAGACTTTTCATTCTCTCTTTCTCGTTACTGTTCTATTACTAATAGCTTgagaagaagaagtagaagagaaggaagaggaggaacctgttatacccaaaaattggagaatgcatcctaggaggctaaggagaatgcattctaggagagctaaggggagtggtcctaggagaccccaaggaggatgtggtcctaggagaccccaagggagtgatccatccgaggagaactcaagaaagtggtcttaggagaccccaagggggatgtggtcctaagagaccccaagggtgtgtaggaggcaagcctcccaaggtttcctaagtgttggctcgaacgtgtccaaggtaagtagctaaggaggaggagtctcatgcaagagaatggagacttagattttgataaggagagcctatacaatgttcgatcggacatgtttgggagatgctaaaggaggttgcctcaa
The Humulus lupulus chromosome 6, drHumLupu1.1, whole genome shotgun sequence DNA segment above includes these coding regions:
- the LOC133785020 gene encoding uncharacterized protein LOC133785020 translates to MARTRTRGPPRIDSTSQNTSNGATVSTDANRFSALDLTGHSSHEDAWNPYFLAHSDHPGAILVPKILTGGENYSSWKLSMTVALLVRNKLKFVNGKINPLDPEDDDYDAWCRCNSMVISWILHAVSSDIADSIMYLDEASTILSELHDRFHQNNGPRVFEVKRSRQALTQGSKSVQAYFTRLKALWDLVREFRPQPVCN